Proteins co-encoded in one Bemisia tabaci chromosome 9, PGI_BMITA_v3 genomic window:
- the LOC109030324 gene encoding fatty acid synthase, whose translation MLVMERPSSINPFFTIREILSELSYAYKAKCCLILDEYAPKFSSSNDLYWKQFEKDLAINVLENGRWGCYRKQQIPKTILTRLLPAMPVADRVSDDVDIQFIGLNETDSEGGEGEVAVLDYSGITASGDHVMGIACKESGAGKKVILDPILQWKIPKDVPLDDAAALPFAYLMANYVIRDCFKPKVLSKVVLVYNGHTANGLAQIAVALAEGYTVHTTVPDDEAKGIIRRLFPKLPEWQISNHNEPNYYIPLMRSTATGDRLAGAGADIVISDLPPEKMLVAWTLVAQLGCFYNLSDEVFKHNVPLPMNKFIYSTSFVSCTKANIIDMAPEKKQVLKGIVDEFLRDGQVVRLPFETLSVENISSKPRIIKESLQSGGKLLLKLQSSIKNRNNQRISSKCTSCDPDGTYLVLSSTISKTAGVIKWLLTQGAKSIAIATTNRASGMNAAREIDDCIVKYGATVLMTGGAKAATIEEATVLVEQASKLSRVAAVFTIGLDSNTTIVSNIKQVMKKMKLPGPLVNLHGKNSRIVPDTISIACEGNVNYDQVLSHAMTNPDEAAAYAVTERTRNKDARISVLDQNTRRTQKLTDYLPSSVENLEEMGRLLAYNDATCDTQTLAKFVLTTTKAPFDKLYKEIRPVFVIPAFCETQIRPLISKLMYPCFVAHIKPDVPTVNQVALHLLKSMMRIQKKGPYTIVGETLSGGVAMVLSRLLSDAGHEVSLFLLQGIPDKMQTLLPSQENLSEYLVDVLFNTNSKFTSSRSTRGSGNFLDSLPDTCDKSLVERAFKAIHKSLELSISCATAVKQKGTLILMEMEYFCQLSIDDIDQMSEKSVRLVKSERNTYEEMLTDPVILRTIARDAAFSWTPY comes from the exons ATGCTCGTCATGGAAAGGCCGTCAAGCATAAATCCCTTCTTCACAATCCGAGAGATACTATCGGAACTTTCGTATGCGTATAAAGCAAA ATGTTGCTTGATATTAGATGAGTACGCGCCGAAATTCTCATCGTCCAACGATCTGTACTGGAAGCAATTCGAGAAGGATCTCGCTATAAACGTGCTCGAAAATGGCCGATGGGGCTGCTACCGAAAACAGCAAATCCCGAAAACGATTTTAACCCGCTTACTCCCGGCGATGCCAGTTGCTGATCGAGTTTCTGATGACGTTGATATTCAGTTTATTGGACTCAACGAGACAGATTCGGAAGGTGGTGAG GGTGAGGTTGCTGTTTTGGATTACTCTGGGATTACAGCATCTGGGGATCACGTGATGGGTATCGCTTGTAAAGAGAGTGGGGCAGGGAAAAAGGTTATCCTGGATCCAATCCTCCAATGGAAAATACCGAAGGACGTTCCGTTGGATGATGCTGCTGCACTGCCATTTGCTTATTTGATG GCAAACTATGTTATAAGGGATTGCTTCAAACCGAAAGTCTTATCAAAAGTTGTATTAGTTTACAACGGACACACAGCCAACGGATTGGCCCAAATAGCTGTTGCCCTCGCTGAAGGTTACACCGTTCATACAACAGTGCCCGATGACGAAGCGAAAGGGATAATCCGGCGTTTATTCCCGAAG CTTCCAGAGTGGCAGATCAGCAACCACAACGAACCGAACTACTACATCCCGCTGATGCGGTCCACCGCCACCGGTGATCGGCTTGCGGGTGCCGGTGCGGACATCGTCATCAGCGACCTGCCCCCGGAGAAGATGCTCGTCGCGTGGACCCTCGTCGCCCAACTAGGCTGCTTCTACAATCTCAGCGATGAGGTCTTCAAGCACAACGTTCCACTGCCCATGAACAAATTCATTTACAGCACCAGCTTCGTCAGCTGCACCAAGGCTAATATTATCGACATGGCTCCGGAGAAGAAACAGGTCTTGAAAGGGATCGTTGACGAATTCCTCAGGGATGGTCAGGTGGTCCGGCTGCCATTCGAGACTCTGTCAGTGGAGAACATCAGCTCAAAACCTAG AATTATCAAAGAGAGCCTTCAATCTGGTGGTAAACTACTATTAAAATTACAAAGcagcattaaaaacagaaataatCAACGAATAAGCTCAAAATGCACATCCTGTGACCCAGACGGCACCTACCTCGTTTTGA GTTCTACCATCTCGAAGACGGCAGGTGTGATCAAATGGTTGCTAACGCAAGGCGCGAAGAGTATCGCAATCGCGACGACGAACAGGGCCAGCGGGATGAACGCCGCAAGGGAGATCGACGACTGTATCGTGAAATACGGCGCGACCGTCCTCATGACAGGCGGGGCCAAAGCGGCCACCATCGAAGAGGCCACTGTCCTCGTTGAGCAGGCCTCGAAGCTCAGCAGGGTAGCCGCTGTCTTCACCATAGGACTG GATTCCAACACAACGATAGTGAGTAACATCAAGCAAgtgatgaagaaaatgaaattgccggGCCCACTTGTAAATTTGCACGGCAAGAACTCCCGGATAGTACCAGACACAATTTCGATTGCCTGTGAGGGCAACGTAAACTACGATCAAGTTCTAAGTCACGCCATGACCAACCCTGATGAAGCGGCAGCTTATGCAGTCACAGAAAGGACAAGGAATAAAGACGCTAGGATTTCAG TTTTAGATCAAAACACCCGGCGAACTCAAAAACTCACGGACTACCTACCATCCTCAGTGGAAAATCTTGAAGAGATGGGTCGGCTTCTGGCCTATAACGATGCGACCTGTGATACTCAAACGCTAGCTAAGTTTGTTCTAACCACAACCAAAGCTCCCTTCGACAAGCTTTACAAAGAAATTAGGCCCGTTTTTGTCATACCGGCATTCTGTGAGACTCAGATCAGGCCCCTTATTTCTAAACTCATGTATCCATGTTTCGTGGCCCACATTAAGCCAGATGTACCAACAGTCAACCAAGTAGCTCTGCATTTACTTAAG TCAATGATGCGTATCCAGAAGAAAGGTCCATACACGATAGTGGGTGAAACTTTGAGCGGCGGTGTTGCGATGGTTCTCTCGAGGTTGCTATCCGACGCTGGTCACGAGGTGTCTCTGTTCCTTCTCCAAGGAATCCCCGATAAAATGCAAACATTACTACCATCTCAAGAAAACCTTAGCGAATATTTGGTGGATGTTTTATTCAAT acaaattcaaagtTCACAAGCTCTCGCAGCACACGAGGCTCAGGCAACTTTTTAGATTCTTTACCGGACACGTGTGATAAGTCACTGGTAGAGCGAGCTTTCAAGGCTATCCATAAAAGTTTAGAGCTTTCGATAAGTTGCGCAACGGCTGTGAAACAGAAAGGCACTTTGATCCTCATGGAAATGGAATATTTTTGTCAACTCTCAATCGACGACATTGACCAA ATGTCTGAGAAATCTGTGCGACTTGTAAAATCAGAACGGAATACTTACGAGGAGATGCTGACGGACCCTGTCATCTTAAGGACTATTGCCAGGGATGCGGCGTTTTCCTGGACTCCTTACTAA